Proteins encoded together in one Halomarina salina window:
- the neuB gene encoding N-acetylneuraminate synthase: MTCYVVAEAGVNHDGDVSQAERLVDAAVAAGADAVKFQTFVADRLATPDAPKAPYQEETTGEQSQYEMLRSLELPRSAHERLQSYCRDQGIEFLSTPFDVESATLLDDLDVPRVKLGSGELDNHPLLRHVARFGRPMVVSTGMGTMGEVHDALAAIRNANPDVPVTFLHCTTAYPAALDEVNLRAMVTMADELPTPVGYSDHTTRVEVPALAVAAGATVVEKHFTLDRTLPGPDHRASLEPDELAAAVSLVRDAETALGSPEKRPTGTERENRPVVRKSLHAATDVAAGERFTADNVSVTRPADGLPPRTYDAVLGATASVALDAGAAITDAAVGEWDGGERG; this comes from the coding sequence ATGACGTGTTATGTCGTCGCCGAGGCGGGGGTCAACCACGACGGCGACGTGAGTCAGGCGGAGCGACTCGTCGACGCCGCCGTCGCGGCGGGCGCGGACGCCGTGAAGTTCCAGACGTTCGTCGCGGACAGACTGGCCACCCCCGACGCCCCCAAGGCACCGTACCAGGAGGAGACGACCGGCGAGCAGTCCCAGTACGAGATGCTCCGCTCGCTCGAACTCCCGCGGTCGGCCCACGAGCGACTGCAGTCGTACTGTCGGGACCAGGGCATAGAGTTCCTCTCGACGCCGTTCGACGTCGAGAGCGCGACGCTGCTGGACGACCTGGACGTCCCACGGGTGAAACTCGGGTCGGGGGAACTCGACAACCATCCGCTCCTGCGGCACGTCGCACGGTTCGGGCGGCCGATGGTCGTCTCGACGGGGATGGGGACGATGGGAGAGGTCCACGACGCACTGGCCGCCATCCGGAACGCGAACCCCGACGTACCCGTGACGTTCCTCCACTGTACGACCGCCTACCCCGCCGCGCTGGACGAGGTGAACCTCCGGGCGATGGTGACGATGGCCGACGAACTCCCGACGCCGGTGGGCTACTCCGACCACACCACCCGAGTCGAGGTGCCCGCGCTGGCCGTCGCGGCGGGGGCGACGGTCGTCGAGAAGCACTTCACGCTCGACCGGACGCTCCCCGGCCCCGACCACCGCGCCTCGCTCGAACCCGACGAACTCGCGGCCGCGGTGTCGCTCGTCCGCGACGCCGAGACGGCCCTCGGGAGTCCCGAGAAGCGACCGACCGGGACAGAGCGCGAGAACCGGCCGGTCGTCCGCAAGAGCCTCCACGCCGCCACGGACGTCGCTGCTGGCGAGCGGTTCACCGCCGACAACGTCTCCGTCACGCGTCCGGCCGACGGACTCCCGCCACGCACGTACGACGCCGTCCTCGGGGCGACGGCCAGCGTCGCACTCGACGCGGGG